One Siniperca chuatsi isolate FFG_IHB_CAS linkage group LG1, ASM2008510v1, whole genome shotgun sequence genomic window, CTGGATGGAGTGATTCACTTCATCTTCTACCTGAAACAAAAACACGGCAGCTATTACTGTACCCGTTCAGTGActggaagtttttttttgttatctcTAAGGaacagtttttcacattattattaaactAATTTACAATATAGGCCCTTAGGCAACACTCTTACCCAACAGGATTTGTAATACATGAGAGCAGCCAAACAAATCAACAGTAATGAATCACAGCAAAGGAAGTTTCGAAACAATTACAGCATGCAACAATATATTAtgttttgccaaaatgtcaacatatGCTATGGACTATACCCATCTTATCTTCCACCTGGAACAAACAtataaaagtaaacacacaaaatacaatatcaCACAATATATAGTTACAAAATGTAACTATAAATCTCATATATTGTACAAGATAAAGGGATGATCTTTTTCAATCTGGGACCCATATTCTGCAAACTTAGACCCACTTTCATTTAACTTTACTTGTGAAAAAGAATACTCATGTAGTCCAATGAGACAGTGTTTACCTTTGCCCTGTAAATGTAGCCaagcaccaccaccacacactctGTCAGAAACACCAGCAGGAGAATAGCAGCAAACTGAAATGACAACAAAGACACATTGTTCAGAGGCTCATTAGTAAGGTGAGttagaaataaaatgattacTTGACATTGCTAATGATTTTTTCAGTGccattaaattaacatttttcccaaagctgttttgtgtcttccttGTGGTCCCTATAGTATGTAAGAGAAATGCATGTATATTCTTCCTCTGCATCCAGTTGATTTTAAGGGTGCAGGTCAAAGTAGTCCATACTCACAGTTGCCAGACCACAGGAGCTTTCGCGTATTGTTGCACAGCAGCCAATTAAGCCGATGATGAAGAGAAGAGTGCCGACAGCTATTATTATGATGGCAGGAATCAAGGTGTACACATCTTCGAAGAAGTGGTCATAGTCGTCATATGTGATAAACACATAGGCTCCAATGTAGCATAAAATTCCAGCTGCAGCCTGCAGAGAGAAATGGACAAACAGgagtcagagagacagggacagagagagaaagaggtcaCTACAAATCTGcctcctctttttattttttttaatcctctgtctgttttcttctaTGGGTCTCACATGACAATTACATTCAATTGTTAAACTATGTCTCATAATGCATATTCTATTTTCTACTTCTTAATGATTAGTTTttgatgatttgtttttctttcattataatataatatgcagTACAGTAATTCAGTTGGGttgtgtattacagtgtgtgctGTATGCGCATTAAGAGGTGTACAGTACTGTAGgcctatatactgtagtgttgTAATAGTGTTGGATTTAAagtagtttttgtatttttccccctcacattgccaattattattattattatacttgcATTGTAAACCTTGTACAAACTGCTTTGTCAATACTCTATTTAACTATGGTAATGCCAATAAAATTAATATGTATTtaagagataaagaaaaaaaaaactatgccCAATTTCACGcattaaagaatatttatttaGCTCCAGCTGAAGAAtagcaaagacagaaacaccTGATTTTACTGGTGCAATGTGAACTGGGCCATATCGTCTTTTTTTAAGCTAAACCATTTAGAGCTCTGTTTTCCTTTCCGTTTTCAATGTTTATGTATATCTTAATCCAACTCTGCTAGTGTCTTAATTTCATGATACAATGGAGCTCAGATAGCACGGCAGGTCAACTCAGCAGCCGCTACAGTAGCAGGTAGCAAGCAGCTTCTGCATAACGTCATAGCTACAACTTGTGGGCGGCAGCTACAGACACACTGTAGCTAGCTATCGACACATTATAGTTTCTCCATTTACTGGCCCTCACAGTGAATGCAAAAGTGACACTGTGTCCGTGAATATCCCGGCTCAAGAAGCAGCTCGTCTATCGCCGACCTGCAGACTACAGCGCATCTCTGGCGCAGTTTGCTAGCTTACTAATGTTCTCCATCCCTGGCCTCACTGGGATGCTGCACATTGTTCAAACAAGTATCGTTTTCTTACCCAAAATATGAGATTGAGAaaaaccaagacggttttggaTGACGTAATTCCACACTGCCCCATGGTATCGTGAGCTCTGAAATTAAAACTGtaactataaaaaatatatatatatattgatgcACCTGCACCTTCgctgttataataataaaatggcTTCGGTGGTTTTAACCCACTGTGCAGATTCTTCTCGGCTAGACCAATGAAATCGCTGCAAAGTAAGTCACGTGCTCCGATGACATCACCAGTCAAAACAAACTGCCTGATGGAGCGTATTTGAACATTGAGCCCTGCAAGAATGTAACATATTATACATTGCATTATTTATATAGGCAACAGTGAAgcttgtgtattttatataaattTGTATATGAGAGAGAGTTGTGAGAATTGTAGTTGGACACCACagaataaatttaaattaatacaGTGGGATGTAATATGTCATAAGCAATGAGAAACATTTGATCAGAAGCAACAGTGCTGTTACCATCATGAGTGTCATCTGTCAAAGTCTGCCTGTTTAGCAGTTCAGCACTTTTTGGGAAAATaactatatacacacatttggtgctgATTTCTAATGGCAGAACATGAATGTAGGCAGTAGGCCCACAACAGCTCAGCTATGATCTCTTGAGTACAAGTGCACAGCTTGTACTGATGCTGGTCGAATGATTTGTTTCAGGGTTTTATCATTTT contains:
- the tspan3b gene encoding tetraspanin-3b isoform X3 → MGQCGITSSKTVLVFLNLIFWAAAGILCYIGAYVFITYDDYDHFFEDVYTLIPAIIIIAVGTLLFIIGLIGCCATIRESSCGLATFAAILLLVFLTECVVVVLGYIYRAKVEDEVNHSIQKVYNEYNGTNTDAPSRAIDYVQRQLHCCGIHNYSDWRNMRWFKESKNNSVPVSCCQPSIINCTGTLTRPADLYQEMLGMLCACVVLCRRSHDPAYELLVTTNSYA